The sequence below is a genomic window from Apodemus sylvaticus chromosome 6, mApoSyl1.1, whole genome shotgun sequence.
TTGGGGAAGAAGTAAGGTCCCCAATGGGGCCTGGTGAGAAAGGAGAGATCAATGGGTCAGGGCAGCTAACTCTTCAGATGACTATAAATACTATGGAATTCAGTAGACATAGTATTTGAGTACAGTTTCTCAGAAGAAAGCCAGTGGTTTAgactttcttcctgtctctccccagGCCCAGCTGGCTAAAAGATAACAGGGAGTTGAGGTGGCACAGCAGGGTAAAAGATTGGGCGTATGGTTAGTTCCAAGGTGGATGACTTGAAGTCCCCTCCAGCCTGCTCACCACAGAGAACTAGGGAGCAGGAAGCAGGGAAAGGTGCAGGCTGGCTCCCTCATCTGTCTCCCTGTATCCCCAACAGGAGGCTCCAGTTGGTACCATGGCTTCTGCCGAGCCCCTGACTGCACTGTCCCGCTGGTACCTATATGCTATCCACGGCTACTTCTGCGAGGTGATGTTCACGGCAGCCTGGGAGTTCGTGGTGAATTTTAACTGGAAGTTCCCAGGAGTCACGAGCGTGTGGGCCCTCTTCATCTATGGCACCTCCATCCTGATCGTGGAGCGTATGTACCTGCGACTGCGAGGCCGCTGTCCTCTTCTGGTGCGCTGCGTCATCTACACTCTCTGGACCTACCTGTGGGAGTTCACCACCGGCTTTATCCTACGCCAGTTCAACGCCTGTCCCTGGGACTACTCCCAATTCGACTTTGATTTCATGGGCCTCATTACCCTGGAGTATGCTGTGCCCTGGTTCTGCGGGGCCCTCATCATGGAACAGTTTATCATCCGCAACACCCTCCGCCTGCGCTTTGACAAGGATGCGGAGCCGGGGGAGCCTGCCGGCCCGCCAGCCCTGGCCAATGGCCACGTCAAGACCGACTGAGTCAGAAGATTAATGTGAGGACCTGAAGCCTCTCGTAGGAACCcatgaacagagagagagagagagagacggagctGGTGGGGTCACCCCTTGGTTCAGCACAAGCCCTGCCCTCGTCTGGGTCTTAGCCCAGTAGGGCAAACAAAACCACACATGGTGGGCAGTGGGATGGTGTTGGGGAGTTGGGTGTCTAGACAACAGAACGACTTTGAGACTCCATGGCTctcctgggggctgggggctagGTGGTGAACAATTGGACTTTGATGGATGACTTTGGAAGCAGCAAGGGATGTGAACTCTGGGGCCACAGGTGGGAGGCAAGGTCTGAGAAGGCCTTGGCTGCTGTTGAGGCCACCGCCCACCTGCCTCCTAGCTTCAGCTGGGCTTTGGCTGGTTCAATTAGGCAATATTCAGGTGCTTGCTTGCAACCAATACCTCCCCAGGGGCCTCTGAGCTGCAGCTGAGAGAGACCAAGTAGCCCATTGCGCTGCTTGGTGGCACTGGTGTGCAAAGGCTTGGAAACCTTCCTTtggctcctctccctctcccagggCCCCACGCTGCTCCCTTGGCCTTCTGGGGGCCCCTGTGGTGCTGGATTCCCACCAACCTTGGGCTTTTGGAGGTTTCAATCCCCGTGTGTTCGGTGGCGTTTCCCCTTTCTCTTGTGTTCAAGACATTTACCATTAGCAGGCAGCCCTTTCCTCTGTGTCAGTCACCATACCCTCCTCTGCTCCCAGCTCCCTATAGAACACAGCAGTGGCCAGAGGCACAGCTCTGAAATGGACACACCCTACCCCCATCGCCTTGCTGCAGCCTTCCCTCTGTCTCAGTCTGATGACTGGGGGCGCCCTGTCTCCCTGGCCCAGGGATTGTACTCTGGTGCCCCTTCCCTGCAGAGGTCCTACTGAAAACGCATAGTATCCCTACAATGTACAGCAAGGCCCAGAGGTGTGCAGTGGATCCACAGTGGGGGAAGAAAGGGCAGAATTCTAGGTTCTATTTGTCCATATGGCTTATTATTTCAGCCAGTTACCCAGCATGGCTTCCTGTGAGCTGCAGGAGATAGATCCATAGAGAACAAGACAGATATGGAAGACTCTTTAGAGGCCTTTCCTGGAAAAAAGACGAGTTCCACTATAGCCTCAGCTCAGCAGTCAACCCTCGGGGCTGCTCTTCCTATAGCCCCCCTTGGCCAGACTGATCCCATAAGCTTGTTTCTCATACAGTGTTAATCCTGTCACACTCATGAGCCTTGTTAGCTTGGTTATCGTAACTTTACCCCATGATGGGTCCATTGCTGGCAGTGGATAGGTGAAATCTAGGCCCCTTCTGATTTTGTCCTCGACTCTTTGAGAAGATGGGACCATCAAAGAGTATAGCATCCCATGAAGCCACCCTGGGACTCTCAAAGGTTGAAATCAGCCCTTATTTCATATagatcattttttaaatgactgCACCACCTGTGTGTAGTCTCTGGACTATGTAGACAGCACCAGGCCAGGGCCAGC
It includes:
- the Tmem229b gene encoding transmembrane protein 229B, with protein sequence MASAEPLTALSRWYLYAIHGYFCEVMFTAAWEFVVNFNWKFPGVTSVWALFIYGTSILIVERMYLRLRGRCPLLVRCVIYTLWTYLWEFTTGFILRQFNACPWDYSQFDFDFMGLITLEYAVPWFCGALIMEQFIIRNTLRLRFDKDAEPGEPAGPPALANGHVKTD